The region AGGCGTGGGGAAATGTTTTAAGAGCATTCCAAGAGTAAAATGCATGCACTTATAGTGCCCTaaaaacaatcccacaatgcaatgcatcaCCCAGGAtctatttagtttagtttagttaagcGAAGCTCGTTCTTCACCCTGTAAATGGCAGCCTTGACAAAACCTGGAACAGAGACAGGGATATTGatctatgccccccccccccccatacacatTCACTTACCATATCACCAAAAGTCCACAATTAGGTCACGTGATAACAAAACTAGCCATTCCCATGACAGCTGAAGCAACTCCAGTGGAAGGCCGTGAGACGTGGTTGAAGGCTTCGGGAAAAAGTAAGTTGGACGTCGCAAtgagaattcttttttttttttttgtcacacttTAGtctatttttttcatgttttgagaGAGGACGAATAACATTTCACACATCTCAAAATGTCACGGATGACACAATACATCCAAGACCTCAGGTGTGGTCCTAAAGCAGGCACTGCACCTGGGTATGGTGGCCAAAGTGTGTCCAAACTCTCAATTTAGTACTCGTGAACTACTgagttttcattgttgtttctCATGTAGGgagtagtgaatgagtgaacaagggagtgatttcagacataGTTGAGCCTGAGTTCATTGTTTAGGTTAACTGAAGTCAGGATTTTCACAATAAGACATATTTAGAtttagacatatatatatatatatttttatgcttTAGTGATTCAGATTGTTTTATACCctagtaaaaaataaatgttatacCTGGTATACCATTTATGTTCTGACTGGGCCTTCCAGTCACCACTCACCCCAGAGACTGTGGGTCTGCTGTGGATGGATCAATGTAGCCTCTTGATTCAAACTATAAgcttataaaaaaatattttttttaaaaatcactggCTCCAAATGTTCTTCTTCATCTAAAAAAATGTTATTGGATAATTCACAAGGTTGTGGGGGAAACGGTTCGCACACATCCAGCCAGCGTTTGCGTGACCCTCGCATGCCTGCAGGCAAGAAGCAAGAGTCCCTCAAATCAACGCGTGAGCTAATTGCTGTTAGAGCTGATAAAGAGGGGCCGGGGTTACAGCAATAGGATCAATGTTTATTGTGTGGATGAGCCGGCAATTGTGCCTGAATAAACTCAAATTAgagtctttttttgttgttgttgtcgcgCCATTTACATACGAGTGGCACCAAGACAACAGGCGTTAATCCTTCCATGCTGAGATGCAGGTGtagaacaaaacagaacaggGACGTCTTTTAAGGTTATTAACAGGGAAAACTAGTGTTATAGGATGGCAACATGCTGGGCTAAGTATGGCACTAAGTCCATGGGGCTCGAGGTAAATCGGCACCTTCCTCGTGGGCCTTCAGTGATTAAAAACAGTGGCAGATTAATTCGGTGGGCTCGTTTTCAGTCGAAACTTTGTGACGTCACCGACACAAAATCCGAGTTTCAGTAGAcaaattacactttttttttttttattcaatatcTCTCTTAAAATCAGGCTTTCAGACCGTTGTCTTCAATTCTGGTGGCGACTCCGAAGTTTAAAGCCACCAGCTAATGCCAGGCTGAATTATGGGTCAATGTGCATACagtaaaatgatgcacaagataTCTGTGATAGTTCAATTTGATTGGATGCaacagtttcattaaaaaaaaaaaacataaaaaaacatcaggCCTTGGGTTTGAATAATTCTCTAAAGTGTGACGTAACTCCGCAGCAcctcatgcatgtgtgtgtgtgtgtgtgtgtgtgtgtgtgtgactgtgtgtgtaggCCTGTATTTGTCTTGGATAGTTTCATCAAGGTTCCTCTTGACTGTGCAGTGTTCTAACAGTGTCAGTGGGATGCTGGAGAACCTCCATCTTTTCACCAAACAGCACCATAAAACTGGGAAACATGGGAAATTACAACGATGACAACGTTCATCTAACCTCAAAAAAAGTGTTCCCGGACTTTTTCATGCCACCTCCCAAtgcctttatatataataagcGAATAATGGCATTATTCatagtcaataaataaataactcacTAATGTTTCATAGACCAGCTagaagccattaataagaacaagTTGCcaaaatagagagaaaaaaaggttttgagcCTTTTTAATTTGGCAGTAAAGTAATTATGAATGTTGATACTTTTTGAAGAAGACATAATAATTGGTTCAAAATGGTCCACTTTCCCAGAAGGCCATTGGAGGGGGTCTTCCAGATGAATTCAATGGCAAGGTCCTGCTGGAGCAGGAAAAACACCAGCCAGAAAGTGATTCCTCCCAATGGCTCATGACTGGCCTGTGCAATATAGGAAAATGATTTATTAGCCATTAATTAAGCCATTAGTCACGACTTAGGCTGTCCTTTAAGGTTTATATTGTAATATACAATTTCCTTCATATCGCCCATTTTTTCCCCGCCCGCCCTCGTCCACGTCGGACTCTCAACTTGTTGGAAGCCCCTCAGGTAAAATGGCCCCCGCAAACGCATGAATCGAACGCGGCCCGTGTGGCGCACCGAAGAGCAGCGGCCGCTGCCCATTGTAGCCTCCCACACAACACTGCGGATTCCAGCGAACTTCTTGTATGCCTCtttagaggcagagagagagagaaaaaaagcctctcttttcatttgtccTTGTATACCTCTGTCCAGgctaagcccccccccccccctctctccctccctcttaaTCCGTCCCTCTATttcaggaaggaaaaaaaaaccccgcaCAAAACCAGGTTCACGCAGCGCTTTAGTGGCTAAAAGTGAAAgagcttgtgttttttgtccccccccccccccccccccttccctgcGCTGAGTTTGAGCCTCGAAAATCGCTCTTGGAGAATTGCTTCTTTTTGAATAGAGGCAAAGGAGGAACGTTTAATGGGATCCAAAAGGGGGAGTCTCCGCTCACAAACGGGAGGACGTCGGACGTCCTCGAATTTAGAcaaataagtatatatatatatacaaatataaaaatatatttatttatataatatatatatatatatatgagccCTGGAGCGTGAATTTGCAAACATCTCCAAGGATTAGCAGCTTTCTCAAATTTCCCgatctgaaaaaagaaaaaagaaaaaggaaaaagattaCTATGTAGTTAACCAAATGAGAGCCGGGACTCACGCAACTCCTCCAGTTGCGCGTTTAATGATGACAGCACACTCATATTtgcaccccccacccacccacctcctccatccctccctcccataCATTTATTCCTCCGAGGGGCGTGCAGGTTGGTGAGGGCGTCTCCCCAGTCTCACCTAGTTAAGGGTTTGTTGGGTGCCAATGTTGATGTCAagagtgggtggggggggggcggcggcgGGCAGGGATACGCGCCGCCGAGGAGGGGGCGGGCGCTGCCAGCCAACATGTGACAGCAGAGAGCAAGTCGGCTGGTTTCCTCCACACACGTCTGACCAGTGAAGAGGTAAACTCCCAACACGGGCGAAACTTTACGCTCTCGCGTTCTCCAGGAGCTCCGGCTGCAACATTTgtcgtctttttttctctccaccccccccaccccccctccccatcctcctcctcctcctcctcctcctcctcctctaccctcttcttcttcctctcctccctaaCTAGCTCTGTAATGTCCTGGTAATTTTGTGTGCACTAGTTAATGAGCATTAATCCATCACCCCTGGATGCTATTGTTGCAGGAGGGGGGGGtaggggggtgtgggggggtggtggcCATTTGAATGCAAATGCGTGACACTGTGACAGCAAGGTGCTGTATTAAACTGATGTGTCCTCCTGTCTTTTCTGCTGGGAGCTCAGGAGAGTGAAAAGACGCGGGGCAGCTGGAGGGAGCGGGTCGGACTGTACCGGGAGTTGCTCACACCAAGTCCTGCTCTGCTGCACGCggaaacaacaataacaacaacaacaacaacaacaacaacagaatgGCAAGTTCTGCCTCTCTGGAGACGGTGATGTCCTGCGGTAGGACCGGACCGTCCGCGGCTCCCAAGACCCTGGCCTTCTCTATAGACCGGATCATGTCCAAGAGCTCGGAGCCGAAGGGGAGCGCGGAGGAGCGGTCAGAGGGGAAGAAGCTGCTGGGGCTCTGCTCCCCGATCCCCTGCATGATCCCGCTGCAGCCCTTCAGCTACGACCTCCAAGCCAAGGCGGCGCTGATGAACTACTCGGAGCTGTGGAGAGCCAGCTTCAGGGGGACTTTTTTGCGGTTCCACGGCCGCTCCGTGCAAAGGGAACTGCGGCATTTGCGGCAAAGCGGAGTCGGGACTGAAACAGCCGCTGCTGACGCCGGGGAGCCGGGTGGTGAAACCCCAGGTCATCCACCAGGCCGTGGCCGTGCCCAGCGGAGGCTCGCTCTACTATCTGAACTACCTGGACTCTGCGTACCAGCAGTCGGAGCTGCTGGCCGGACACTGGTTCTCCAGCCCGCAGGCCCAGGCCTCTCTGTCGGCGCACCACAGACTCTTGCTGCTGGAGAACGCCAAGCTGGCCGGGGTAGGGGCCGACAAGCTGCCCACGCCCCAGTACCCGCACAAGGAACATCTGCCGGGGCAGCTGGACCAGATAGTGAAGGAGAACAGCGGCCTGAGCGCCGAGAGGAGCGGCGCCAAGGCGCACAGCAAGCTCagcggcagcggcggcagcgCTGCGGACGGAAAGCCCAAAAACTTCACGTGTGAAGTGTGTGGAAAGGTACGGCCGTTACATTTCGTGTGGAAATAAtccagcataaacacacacacgcagcctaGTAGCAGCAGTTTAGTTTACCGTCAGCCTAAAtgcattgttttacatttggaGTCAACATTTTGAAGTGGcctaaataatataaaataataaaagccCTCCATTAAAACGAACATTTTCcccctaaaaaaagaaaaaaaaaaaggggggctATTTGGTGGCAGCCGGGTTGAATTCCAGACGATCGAAATGAGCGGCTCACACAAGCTGTTGCTGCCGGGTTGTTGTGATAACGTCCTCGGCGCGGCTCTCGTTATGTTCTCCGCAGGTTTTCAACGCGCACTACAACCTGACCAGACACATGCCGGTGCACACCGGGGCCCGGCCCTTCGTGTGCAAAGTGTGCGGGAAGGGATTCCGGCAGGCCAGCACGCTGTGCAGGCACAAGATCATCCACACGCAGGTGAGACGCGCTCAGACGTTTTTATTTCCTCTGGctggcttttaaaaaaatccaagtATTTTGTTTCAACGGATTTTTcctctcattattattattattattattattattaacattattttccCGTGTTCAGGAAAAGCCTCATAAATGCAACCAGTGCGGGAAGGCGTTCAACAGAAGCTCGACGCTCAACACGCACGTACGGATCCACGCCGGGTACAAACCTTTCGTCTGCGAGTTCTGCGGCAAAGGCTTCCACCAGAAAGGTGATTCTCCCAACGTCGTCACTGTTGTTGTTCAGCCGATTTCTCCCCGCTGCCTTTCGCTGCTGGCCTCAAAGCGGTTAGAATACTCCGGTTAGTGTGCCTGCGGCTCCAGAGTGTGtttagacaaacaaacaaatacacatttatatatatacatatatatatattatatatatataatatattatatatatatattgtttttatatatgtattgtttatatatatagagatatatatatattgtttttatgtgtctATATTCTCAATacgagaaaaacaaaacaaaaatctgcggttcttttcatttatttccacatttaATGAGCTTGTTTCAATCGAGAGTCGAGTTTTCGTTTGTCCTGGGGGACATTAACGGTGCACCGCGAGCAGGTGGAATAATAACACCACTTCCTTTAGCGAAAGGACTCCTGATTGTCCTGGACTCTACGTGCCTataatgctgctgctgggggggggcgggggtgtaGGAAGTGTCGTGTATTCATTGACATCTTGTTTTCCCGCATAGTTGGACTTGAGGCTTAGAGGAGAAGGAACGTTTGtttataaataaaggttatttATGTGCAGTAATTTGGCGCATTGCAGGGTGAAATCAGTGTTTGCTCTTAGTTGAGAGTaatgaaagggagagagaggggagggggggggggggggggggtaattgcAGGCTCACCGATGAGCGTGAGGCGATCGGTGGAAATGGGACATGTCACTTTCCGCGGACTAATTCTCCCTTCAAGACGGCAGCATTTGCTCTGGGTCAGCTGCCAGCAGACCCCGGCAAAGTTAAGTTAAGGAacaagtgggggggggggggggggttcttttttttttttgtggctgttgAGTTGTGGCTGCGCTTGATTTCGACGAAGTTTGACAACTTCTTGACTtcgacacacacaaaaccctgATTAATGAAGGCCGGGCAGAGCGGAGGGACCGGGGGAAGCTCTAACTTCACAATGAACTGCTGACCCTggcggaggtggtggtggtggtggtggtggtggcgaggaggggggaggaggggggggggttgctctTTCATCCTCACTTTCTCATAAGACACCCAGTAAACAAGCACAGTGTCTCACTTTcacctgctgcttttcttcgacccgctttttattttatttttttaaagtgatttcgcgttgggggggggggggggcactgtccAGTTGCATCCTTATCCCTTCGTTTTGACACATTCtggttttagaaaaaaaaatcaagaaacTGCAACGCACGCAGCTGGAATCAACCTGAAAAACATATCCAGATGTTTTCAGTGACTTCAAGATAGCAAACAAGatgcatgtttatatttatcatGTCCTCTGATAATGTTTCCTGTAATCCCTGAAGCTgctctgtttatatatatatatatatatatatatatatatattaattcaCATAAAGATATGTTATCAACTAACATCAACCaatttttttgtgctgttttcacagtttcatacaggaaaaaatatatatatttacacacacacatatatatatatataatatatatatatatatatatatatgtgtgtgtgtgtgtgtgtgtttgtgtcatgtatgtatgtcacgAAATGTCACTGACACTTTATTGCTGAGAGGATGAGTTACAGTTTTGATAAGTAGTTTAaaaagcgggggggggggggggggggggctgtccaCTTGTTTAATTGGAGGATTTACtgcttattttttctctctctctctgcatttgaTCCTGATCTGAATTAGTGCTCAGACTAAATGTGAAGACATGACTTTATGCTCTGGGC is a window of Enoplosus armatus isolate fEnoArm2 chromosome 3, fEnoArm2.hap1, whole genome shotgun sequence DNA encoding:
- the fezf2 gene encoding LOW QUALITY PROTEIN: fez family zinc finger protein 2 (The sequence of the model RefSeq protein was modified relative to this genomic sequence to represent the inferred CDS: deleted 1 base in 1 codon), translating into MASSASLETVMSCGRTGPSAAPKTLAFSIDRIMSKSSEPKGSAEERSEGKKLLGLCSPIPCMIPLQPFSYDLQAKAALMNYSELWRASFRGTFCGSTAAPCKGNCGICGKAESGLKQPLLTPGSRVVKPQVIHQAVAVPSGGSLYYLNYLDSAYQQSELLAGHWFSSPQAQASLSAHHRLLLLENAKLAGVGADKLPTPQYPHKEHLPGQLDQIVKENSGLSAERSGAKAHSKLSGSGGSAADGKPKNFTCEVCGKVFNAHYNLTRHMPVHTGARPFVCKVCGKGFRQASTLCRHKIIHTQEKPHKCNQCGKAFNRSSTLNTHVRIHAGYKPFVCEFCGKGFHQKAPPPPSPYQSRPVQSVKAVVAGGWLTPLRACSTGAPAEEPGQLPTTGRFNPRPSG